CCAACGAGGACCGCTTCCTGACCGCGTACGCCCAGCCGTCGCCGGGCGCCGGCGCGGATCTGCGGCGGCGGTGGCAGGTTTCGCTGGTCCGCTACGGGGACTACCTCGACGTCCAGGTCGAGCGGGGGCTGGTGCTGGCGATGGGGGTCAGCGCCGCGAACGGCGTGTTCCAGACCACCGCCTACGACGCCGAGACGGGCCAGCAACGTTGGCGGCAACCGGGTGCTCCCCAACCGATTGCCGACGGCGGCCTGCTGCTGGCGGATCTCCCGGGAGACGGGGCGGGCGCGATGAGCCGGGTCGAGCCCGACAACGGCCGGGTGCTCTGGTCGGTGCCCGTTCCGCCACCCGGGTACCCGGGTTATCACGTGGCCGGCGGCCAGGTCGACCGGTTCGTGCTCGTGCAGCCGACCGGCGAAGTGCAGGTGCACGACGCCGGGACCGGCCGCCTGTTGCGCAGCGTCGACACGCTGTCCGGCGACCGGTCGGCGTTCCAGCGGGTGCACGTCGTCGACGATCTGCTGCTGCTCGTCCCGCCCGGCAGTACCCGGTTGGTGAGCTACGGGCTGGCCGGGCTGGAGCCTCGGTGGACGGCCGAGGTGCCGTTGGTGTCCTTTGTGGTTGGTTGCGGCGACCTGATCTGCGTGCTGCAGCAGACCGGCGGCCTCCAGGTCCTCGATCCGGCCACCGGAGTGGTGCGCTGGTCGGACCCGGGCGAGGAACTGCTGGCCGACGTCCGGCACGACCGGCTGCTCATGGCCGGGGCCGGCCAGCGGTACGCGGTGCGGGACGCGGCGACCGGGCGGTCTCGGGCCGAGTTGGGTGAGTGGGACCTGGTGCCGGTG
The window above is part of the Micromonospora sp. LH3U1 genome. Proteins encoded here:
- a CDS encoding outer membrane protein assembly factor BamB family protein; protein product: MSIIDLGEVRDEPAVVPPRRRPRAAGRPLRSSAVLLLALVVLAAATPPPQRTVSVVPAARGATAYLAADGVFVVDPPTPNEDRFLTAYAQPSPGAGADLRRRWQVSLVRYGDYLDVQVERGLVLAMGVSAANGVFQTTAYDAETGQQRWRQPGAPQPIADGGLLLADLPGDGAGAMSRVEPDNGRVLWSVPVPPPGYPGYHVAGGQVDRFVLVQPTGEVQVHDAGTGRLLRSVDTLSGDRSAFQRVHVVDDLLLLVPPGSTRLVSYGLAGLEPRWTAEVPLVSFVVGCGDLICVLQQTGGLQVLDPATGVVRWSDPGEELLADVRHDRLLMAGAGQRYAVRDAATGRSRAELGEWDLVPVLGRDDPVIGVRSGDDGRLVVGELDLVAGRSRIIDVLPDVAGSCQASLPILLCRRLDGSTALWRLPR